In the Carboxydothermus hydrogenoformans Z-2901 genome, one interval contains:
- a CDS encoding SLC13 family permease, whose protein sequence is MGQSLIALTIFLGTYALIISEKLHRAIAALLGGTLLIILGIVSQEKAIHHIDWNTLGLLIGMMIIVGITKKTGVFQYLAVKAVKWAKGEPVYILIALATVTAFLSAFLDNVTTVLLIVPVTFNITDRLGINPIPFLISQVLASNIGGTATLIGDPPNIMIGSQTHLDFLDFLKNLTPVVAIIHIATMFLFYLIYRKDFNVSAELKKKLLDLNEIDEIKDFALLKKSLFVLGLVILGFILHGTLGLESATIALFGAALLLTITRDEPEEVLLTVEWPSIFFFLGLFIVVGGLVETGVIDRVARWSLEATKGNFTLTGMLILWLSAIASAFVDNIPFVATMIPLIQKMGALAGMTPQALEPLWWALSLGACLGGNGTIIGASANVIVAGLAEKNGYPISFMGFMKIAFPLMLVSIVISMGYLLLFYF, encoded by the coding sequence ATGGGTCAATCGCTAATTGCCCTTACCATCTTTTTGGGGACCTATGCCTTAATTATTTCCGAAAAGCTTCACCGGGCCATTGCCGCACTTTTAGGCGGTACTTTATTAATTATTCTTGGAATTGTCTCTCAAGAAAAAGCAATCCACCACATCGACTGGAATACCCTGGGTCTCTTAATTGGCATGATGATTATTGTCGGCATTACCAAAAAAACAGGAGTCTTTCAGTACCTGGCGGTAAAAGCGGTTAAATGGGCCAAAGGGGAGCCAGTTTATATTTTAATAGCTCTGGCTACCGTTACCGCCTTTTTATCGGCATTTTTAGATAACGTTACAACAGTTTTACTGATTGTTCCGGTAACCTTCAATATAACTGACCGGCTGGGGATAAATCCTATTCCCTTTCTTATTTCCCAGGTGTTAGCCAGTAACATCGGCGGTACCGCCACTTTAATCGGTGACCCGCCCAACATTATGATTGGCAGCCAAACTCACTTGGACTTTTTAGATTTTCTTAAGAATTTAACTCCAGTCGTAGCAATAATCCATATTGCAACTATGTTTCTTTTTTATTTAATTTATCGTAAAGATTTTAATGTGTCAGCAGAATTAAAAAAGAAGTTACTTGATTTAAATGAAATTGACGAAATTAAAGATTTTGCCCTCTTAAAGAAAAGCCTTTTTGTCTTAGGCCTCGTCATTCTTGGCTTTATTTTGCACGGTACACTTGGTTTAGAATCGGCCACCATCGCCTTATTTGGTGCAGCGCTTTTATTAACCATCACCCGGGACGAGCCGGAGGAAGTGCTTTTAACCGTGGAATGGCCTTCCATCTTTTTTTTCCTGGGTTTATTTATCGTGGTAGGAGGCCTTGTGGAAACGGGAGTTATCGACCGGGTAGCCCGCTGGAGCCTGGAAGCCACCAAAGGTAATTTCACTTTAACCGGGATGTTAATTCTCTGGCTTTCGGCCATAGCTTCGGCATTTGTCGATAACATCCCCTTTGTGGCCACGATGATTCCGTTAATTCAGAAGATGGGTGCTTTAGCCGGCATGACACCACAGGCTTTGGAGCCGCTGTGGTGGGCCTTATCTTTAGGCGCCTGCCTGGGCGGCAACGGTACGATAATTGGCGCTTCAGCTAACGTGATTGTGGCGGGTTTAGCTGAGAAAAACGGCTATCCGATTTCGTTTATGGGTTTTATGAAAATAGCCTTTCCTTTAATGCTGGTTTCGATAGTGATTTCCATGGGCTATCTTCTCCTGTTTTATTTTTAA
- a CDS encoding CdaR family protein — MRENLILKVTSVFLAVLLWFYVANEKNNFVQFYKKEVKVTPVITGKPAPGYQIVRTKITPPKIQVSGWIPSGVLQDTVFTEEININGARKSKKVTVSLIREDGVYYSTDRVEVYIEIDKKK, encoded by the coding sequence TTGCGGGAAAATTTAATTTTAAAAGTAACATCGGTATTTTTGGCGGTTCTCTTATGGTTTTACGTAGCAAACGAAAAAAATAATTTTGTTCAGTTTTACAAGAAAGAAGTTAAAGTAACGCCGGTAATTACCGGCAAACCGGCTCCGGGGTACCAAATTGTACGGACGAAAATAACTCCCCCCAAGATACAGGTTTCCGGCTGGATTCCATCGGGGGTTTTGCAGGATACGGTATTTACGGAAGAAATTAATATAAATGGGGCCAGAAAAAGCAAAAAGGTTACAGTTTCCCTTATTCGGGAAGATGGAGTATATTATAGCACTGATAGGGTCGAAGTATACATTGAAATTGACAAGAAAAAATAA
- the cdaA gene encoding diadenylate cyclase CdaA, producing the protein MGIKEVIPYFLTTLLDIAIVSFVIYKLLVLIRGSRAESLLKGVVILLLANALAKALGLNTVSWLLKQSMTFLAVALPIVFQPELRRALEQLGRGSLFKTTLTETDEKQLRHNIEILTGAALKLSEQKIGALIVVEKNTGLNEYIETGIRIDAELSAELLINIFIPKSPLHDGAVIIRNGRIAAAACFLPLSHNDFSLKNLGTRHRAGLGLSEETDAVVLIVSEETGVISLAVEGKLYRYLSRDELQRKLIENLLFYRESAKKWRF; encoded by the coding sequence ATGGGCATAAAAGAGGTTATTCCTTATTTTTTGACAACTCTGTTAGATATTGCTATAGTTTCCTTTGTTATTTACAAACTTTTGGTTTTAATTCGGGGAAGTCGGGCCGAATCCCTGTTAAAAGGGGTTGTGATTTTACTTTTAGCGAACGCTTTAGCAAAAGCCTTGGGGTTAAACACTGTAAGCTGGCTTTTGAAACAGTCAATGACTTTTTTAGCGGTGGCCCTGCCCATTGTTTTTCAACCGGAACTGCGCCGGGCTTTAGAACAGCTTGGCCGGGGCTCTCTTTTTAAAACTACCCTTACCGAAACCGATGAAAAGCAGTTAAGGCATAATATTGAAATATTAACCGGTGCCGCGTTAAAGCTTTCCGAACAAAAAATCGGGGCACTTATCGTGGTGGAGAAAAATACCGGTTTAAATGAATACATAGAAACGGGAATCAGGATAGATGCCGAACTTTCGGCGGAGCTTTTAATTAATATCTTTATTCCTAAGTCACCTCTTCATGATGGGGCGGTGATTATTCGTAATGGCCGGATAGCCGCTGCTGCATGTTTTTTACCGTTGTCCCATAATGATTTTTCTTTAAAAAATCTCGGTACCCGTCACCGGGCTGGATTGGGCCTTTCCGAAGAGACCGATGCAGTGGTGTTAATTGTATCGGAAGAAACGGGAGTAATCTCCTTGGCGGTGGAGGGGAAACTTTACCGGTATTTAAGCCGCGATGAACTTCAACGAAAACTTATTGAAAATCTTTTATTTTACCGGGAAAGCGCAAAAAAATGGAGGTTTTAA
- a CDS encoding XdhC family protein produces MLFKVIAENLAKGKKCFLISRLFSEDKLLLAENGELLFATSDKALELKKYYTGGINEPVYLTKEQIFVEPIIPQRKLLVLGAGHVARPLVTFARELGFHITLYDDRPTFATRQNIPGADEYVCDSFERVLEHVKPAENLAVVVVTRGHQHDLTCVEQFLPYNLAYLGMIGSRTKVKAVFKALKEKGFTEEDLKKIYAPIGLDLGGKEPAEVALAIIAEIQAVYYHKTPKHRKLSEV; encoded by the coding sequence ATGTTGTTTAAAGTAATAGCAGAAAATTTAGCTAAAGGGAAAAAATGTTTTCTGATCTCCCGTTTATTTTCCGAAGATAAGCTTCTTTTAGCTGAAAACGGAGAACTTCTTTTTGCCACTTCCGATAAAGCGTTGGAGCTTAAAAAATATTACACTGGAGGAATTAACGAACCGGTATATTTAACGAAGGAACAAATTTTTGTTGAACCTATTATTCCGCAAAGAAAGCTTCTTGTCCTTGGAGCAGGTCATGTAGCTCGACCTTTGGTTACTTTTGCCCGGGAACTGGGCTTTCATATCACCCTTTACGATGACCGTCCAACCTTTGCCACAAGGCAAAATATTCCGGGGGCCGATGAGTACGTATGCGATAGTTTTGAACGGGTTTTAGAACATGTTAAACCTGCGGAAAATTTAGCAGTGGTAGTAGTTACCCGGGGGCACCAGCATGACCTTACCTGCGTGGAGCAGTTTTTACCTTATAACCTGGCCTATCTTGGAATGATTGGTAGCAGGACTAAAGTAAAAGCTGTGTTTAAAGCTTTAAAAGAAAAAGGCTTTACTGAGGAAGATTTAAAAAAGATTTACGCTCCTATTGGCTTAGATCTTGGAGGAAAGGAACCGGCTGAAGTAGCCTTGGCTATCATTGCTGAAATACAGGCAGTTTATTACCATAAAACTCCAAAACATCGTAAACTCTCGGAGGTTTGA
- the glmS gene encoding glutamine--fructose-6-phosphate transaminase (isomerizing), whose amino-acid sequence MCGIVGYIGPKPAAPILISGLKKLEYRGYDSAGIAVIEDSHIKITKSVGKIANLEEKLSGVILNATTGIGHTRWATHGKPSDENAHPHLDCTGKFAVVHNGIIENYLDLKEELMAEGHTFRSETDTEVLAHLLEKYYAGDLLEAVIKLQKRLHGSYAAAFLALEEPGRIVAVRKDSPLIVGLGDGENFLASDIPAILNHTRKTYILQDGEIAELTANTVKVYDMGGNPVAKEIYEVTWNAEEAEKGGYAHFMQKEIFEQPKALRDTLAGRLDAENLEVKLPEIEENLEFYKSLNRIFISACGTAYHAGLVGKYLLEKLVRIPVEVDVASEFRYRDPLIGRNDLLVVISQSGETADTLAALREAKKRGARVLAVTNVVGSSVSREADDVIYTWAGPEIAVASTKAYTTQLLVMYLFALYLGRVKGTIDEKLYKEMVFGLKEIPQKVQEVLEAEDKVIEFAKKHLNKEDAFFIGRGLDFAVSLEGQLKLKEISYIHAEAYAAGELKHGTLALIVKDVPVIALATQEALFEKMLSNIKEVNAREATILGIAFAGKKEIAKVTDEQIYLPRVPELLAPILAVVPLQLLAYHMAVLRGNDVDKPRNLAKSVTVE is encoded by the coding sequence ATGTGCGGAATTGTTGGCTATATTGGACCTAAACCTGCAGCACCGATTTTAATCAGTGGCCTTAAAAAATTGGAGTACAGGGGTTATGATTCGGCAGGTATAGCCGTTATCGAAGATAGCCATATCAAGATTACCAAGTCTGTGGGAAAAATTGCCAATTTAGAAGAAAAGCTTTCCGGGGTTATTTTAAATGCCACTACCGGTATCGGTCATACCCGCTGGGCAACTCACGGTAAACCGTCGGATGAAAATGCCCACCCGCACTTGGACTGTACCGGCAAATTTGCCGTGGTGCATAACGGGATTATCGAAAATTACCTGGATTTAAAAGAAGAATTAATGGCTGAGGGACATACTTTTCGCTCGGAAACCGATACGGAAGTATTAGCTCACCTTTTGGAAAAGTATTATGCGGGTGACCTTTTAGAGGCGGTAATAAAGCTTCAGAAAAGATTACACGGTTCATATGCGGCAGCTTTCCTGGCTTTAGAGGAACCGGGCAGGATAGTGGCGGTAAGAAAAGATAGCCCTTTAATTGTGGGTTTAGGGGATGGCGAAAATTTTCTTGCGTCAGACATTCCGGCCATTTTGAACCATACTCGAAAGACCTATATCCTTCAGGATGGCGAAATTGCTGAATTAACCGCTAACACAGTGAAAGTCTACGACATGGGTGGAAATCCGGTGGCCAAAGAAATCTATGAAGTAACCTGGAATGCCGAAGAAGCGGAAAAAGGCGGTTACGCCCATTTCATGCAAAAGGAAATTTTTGAACAGCCCAAAGCCTTAAGGGATACTTTAGCCGGTAGGTTAGATGCCGAAAACTTAGAAGTAAAGCTGCCGGAAATTGAGGAAAACCTTGAATTTTATAAAAGCTTAAACCGTATTTTTATTTCTGCCTGCGGGACCGCTTATCATGCGGGACTTGTAGGGAAGTATCTTTTGGAAAAATTGGTGCGGATTCCGGTTGAAGTGGATGTGGCTTCGGAGTTTCGCTACCGGGATCCTTTAATTGGGCGAAATGACCTCTTGGTGGTAATCAGCCAGTCGGGGGAAACAGCCGATACGTTAGCAGCGCTAAGGGAAGCAAAAAAGCGGGGAGCCCGGGTTTTAGCGGTAACTAACGTGGTAGGAAGCTCCGTATCCCGGGAGGCCGATGACGTGATTTATACCTGGGCAGGTCCGGAGATTGCGGTGGCTTCGACCAAGGCGTACACTACCCAGCTTCTCGTGATGTACCTTTTTGCTCTTTATCTGGGAAGAGTAAAAGGCACCATTGACGAAAAACTTTATAAAGAAATGGTCTTCGGGCTTAAAGAAATTCCCCAGAAAGTGCAGGAAGTTCTTGAAGCAGAAGATAAAGTTATTGAGTTTGCCAAAAAGCATTTAAATAAAGAGGATGCCTTCTTTATCGGCAGGGGTCTTGATTTTGCGGTAAGCTTGGAAGGACAGTTAAAGTTAAAAGAAATATCTTACATTCATGCCGAAGCTTATGCTGCCGGTGAGTTAAAGCACGGGACTTTAGCTTTAATTGTCAAAGACGTACCGGTAATAGCTCTGGCTACCCAGGAAGCTCTATTTGAAAAGATGCTTTCTAACATTAAAGAAGTAAATGCCCGGGAAGCTACCATTCTTGGAATAGCTTTTGCAGGCAAAAAGGAAATAGCTAAAGTTACCGATGAGCAAATATATCTACCCCGGGTACCGGAGCTTTTAGCTCCCATCTTAGCGGTGGTGCCTTTGCAGCTTTTGGCGTACCATATGGCAGTTTTAAGGGGTAACGATGTTGATAAACCGCGCAACTTAGCAAAAAGCGTGACGGTGGAGTAA
- the glmM gene encoding phosphoglucosamine mutase, which yields MGKLFGTDGVRGVANRDLTPELAYKLGRAAAYVLKKKYNGQGIVVGKDTRISGDMLETALAAGILSVGLNVLRVGVMPTPAIAYLTRELKATAGAVISASHNPMEDNGIKFFSGSGFKLPDEVEEEIEKYVLGEKEIPIRPIGAEIGRVREISDAVLLYKSFAKNTVELPFSGLRVVVDCANGAASYVAPKIYEELGAEVIPIFNTPDGTNINANCGSTHPEALMRAVVEEGAHLGLAHDGDADRVLAVDEKGNLVDGDQIMVIIGKYLKKKGLLKNNRIVVTVMSNLGLKKAFAREGIEVLETKVGDRYVLEEMLKNGAIIGGEQSGHIILLDHNTTGDGIITALQLMQVIVAEGKKLSELAQEMPKFPQVLKNVRVLDKEKIMASEELAKAIARGEKKLGEGRILVRPSGTEPLIRVMAEGADAKLTEEVVDEIIAVIEKL from the coding sequence ATGGGTAAGCTTTTTGGTACCGATGGGGTGCGGGGTGTTGCTAACCGCGATTTAACTCCCGAACTGGCTTATAAACTCGGTAGAGCTGCAGCCTATGTGTTAAAGAAAAAATATAATGGACAGGGAATAGTGGTAGGGAAGGACACCCGCATTTCCGGAGACATGTTGGAAACAGCCTTGGCTGCCGGAATTCTTTCCGTTGGCCTTAATGTTTTAAGAGTTGGGGTTATGCCTACCCCGGCTATTGCTTATTTAACCCGGGAATTAAAAGCTACTGCCGGGGCAGTAATTTCTGCTTCGCACAATCCCATGGAAGATAACGGTATTAAATTCTTTAGCGGTTCGGGTTTTAAACTTCCCGATGAAGTGGAAGAAGAAATTGAAAAGTATGTTTTAGGAGAAAAGGAAATACCCATCCGGCCAATTGGTGCAGAAATAGGCAGGGTACGGGAAATTTCCGATGCGGTATTACTTTATAAATCTTTTGCTAAAAATACGGTAGAACTTCCCTTTAGCGGCCTTAGGGTAGTGGTGGATTGTGCCAACGGAGCTGCTTCATACGTTGCTCCCAAAATTTATGAAGAACTTGGGGCGGAGGTTATTCCTATTTTCAACACTCCCGATGGTACCAATATTAATGCTAACTGCGGTTCGACCCACCCGGAAGCTTTAATGCGGGCGGTGGTGGAGGAAGGGGCCCATCTGGGTCTTGCCCATGATGGTGATGCTGACCGGGTGCTGGCGGTGGATGAAAAGGGGAATTTAGTTGACGGCGATCAGATTATGGTGATTATTGGTAAGTACTTAAAGAAAAAGGGTTTATTAAAAAATAACCGGATAGTGGTAACGGTAATGAGCAATTTGGGGTTGAAAAAAGCTTTTGCCCGGGAGGGTATTGAAGTTTTAGAGACGAAAGTTGGTGATAGGTACGTTTTAGAAGAAATGTTAAAAAATGGAGCGATTATCGGTGGCGAACAGTCCGGGCACATTATCCTTTTAGACCATAATACCACCGGTGATGGAATTATTACCGCTTTACAGCTAATGCAGGTAATAGTGGCTGAAGGGAAAAAGCTATCGGAACTTGCTCAGGAAATGCCCAAATTCCCGCAGGTCTTAAAAAACGTGCGGGTTTTGGATAAAGAAAAGATTATGGCATCAGAGGAACTTGCCAAAGCCATTGCCCGGGGTGAAAAAAAGCTCGGGGAAGGAAGGATTTTGGTTCGACCTTCGGGAACCGAGCCACTAATTCGGGTTATGGCGGAAGGAGCTGATGCAAAACTTACCGAGGAGGTGGTGGATGAGATTATAGCGGTTATCGAAAAATTATAG
- a CDS encoding XdhC family protein, with product METLNYEFLREINKILEEQPGVLATIIATHGSTPRKPGARMLVLRDGTTIGSIGGGCVEAEVKREALTLFDNPQKKYALVKSQLTDFLAGEEGMICGGSLEVYLELLT from the coding sequence ATGGAGACCTTGAATTATGAGTTTTTACGGGAAATAAATAAAATCCTTGAGGAACAACCCGGGGTGTTGGCCACGATAATTGCAACCCATGGTTCAACTCCAAGAAAACCCGGAGCCCGCATGTTGGTTTTGCGAGATGGTACTACCATCGGCTCCATCGGGGGCGGGTGCGTGGAAGCGGAAGTAAAAAGGGAAGCCCTAACTCTTTTTGATAATCCGCAAAAAAAGTATGCTTTGGTAAAAAGCCAATTAACAGACTTTTTAGCGGGAGAAGAGGGGATGATCTGCGGAGGAAGTCTTGAGGTTTATTTAGAACTTTTAACTTGA
- the uraA gene encoding uracil permease — MARRIIQVEEKLPLLETLPLSFQHLMAMFGATVLVPLLFKIDPAIALLMNGIGTLLYTYITRGGIPAYLGSSFAFIAPTLLIMSKWGYPVAQSGFIFFGLFFIVVSGIIYIAGTKWIDIVLPPPVMGAVVAVIGLELAPVAAQMAGIAPSGQNWTMNPKVVMVSMFTLLVAIIGSVVFRGFLQIIPVLIAIIAGYFFAWTQGMVDFSLVAKAPWFKIPTFSTPQFNLNAIIVMAPAALVVLAEHIGHLIVTGNIVERDLVKKPGLHLSLFADGVTNVISGFTGSPPNTTYGENIGVMAITRVYSVWVIRGAAVLAIILSLIGKLAAAIQTIPRPVMGGISLLLFGVIAVSGIRMLIEQMVDYGKNVNLVLSAVVFIVGVSGAKVTLGTVEIKGMALAAVVGVILSLIIHGLNYLGLLNENLTVSENLVRKNES, encoded by the coding sequence ATGGCAAGACGAATAATCCAGGTAGAAGAAAAGCTACCTCTGTTGGAAACGTTGCCGCTTAGTTTCCAACATCTTATGGCAATGTTTGGGGCGACGGTTTTAGTACCGCTCCTGTTTAAAATTGATCCAGCAATTGCTTTATTAATGAACGGTATTGGAACATTGCTTTACACCTATATTACCCGGGGTGGAATTCCTGCTTATCTTGGTTCCAGCTTTGCCTTCATTGCTCCTACCTTACTTATCATGTCTAAATGGGGTTATCCTGTTGCCCAGTCTGGTTTTATCTTTTTTGGTTTATTCTTCATTGTGGTTTCCGGAATTATTTACATAGCAGGTACCAAATGGATTGATATAGTGTTACCACCTCCGGTGATGGGGGCCGTAGTTGCGGTAATTGGTCTGGAGTTAGCACCGGTAGCGGCCCAAATGGCGGGAATTGCTCCCAGCGGACAAAATTGGACAATGAATCCTAAAGTAGTCATGGTTTCCATGTTTACCCTTTTGGTTGCAATAATTGGGTCAGTAGTTTTCCGGGGTTTTTTGCAGATTATTCCGGTTTTAATTGCCATTATAGCCGGATATTTTTTTGCCTGGACTCAGGGGATGGTAGATTTTTCACTGGTGGCTAAAGCTCCCTGGTTTAAAATACCAACCTTTAGTACACCTCAGTTTAATTTAAATGCCATAATAGTCATGGCGCCGGCAGCTCTTGTAGTATTGGCAGAACATATTGGTCATTTAATAGTTACTGGAAATATCGTGGAGCGGGATCTGGTGAAAAAACCGGGTCTTCATTTATCCCTTTTTGCCGATGGTGTAACTAACGTAATTTCCGGTTTTACCGGTTCTCCTCCCAACACTACCTATGGCGAAAACATTGGGGTAATGGCTATTACCAGGGTTTATTCGGTATGGGTAATTAGAGGGGCTGCAGTATTAGCTATTATCCTCTCGTTAATTGGTAAACTTGCTGCAGCAATCCAAACCATTCCCCGGCCGGTGATGGGCGGAATAAGTCTTTTACTGTTTGGAGTTATAGCTGTTTCAGGTATTCGGATGCTAATTGAGCAAATGGTTGATTATGGAAAAAATGTCAATTTGGTTTTATCGGCAGTAGTTTTTATTGTAGGAGTGAGTGGAGCTAAAGTAACTTTAGGAACGGTTGAAATAAAAGGCATGGCTTTAGCTGCAGTAGTAGGTGTGATCTTGAGCTTAATTATTCACGGTTTAAATTATTTAGGGTTATTAAATGAGAATCTTACCGTTTCAGAAAATCTTGTTCGCAAAAATGAATCTTGA
- a CDS encoding NAD(P)/FAD-dependent oxidoreductase, producing the protein MLFKISNLRLRIEDDEAKLKTELCRKYGLREDKVISLKIIKKAVDARRKERLFFVYTVLVDLAISQEKAKRLLEDQYVSLPEPEVEDFHKLNVALNQPVVVVGAGPAGLFAALSLAKAGFPVLLLERGKPVAERVEDVREFWQNGNLNPESNVQFGEGGAGTFSDGKLTTRTHDRRIALVYKWLLAAGAPEEIFYLAKPHIGTDRLREVVVNLRKEIIQLGGMVRFSAKVTGLLVEKGKVVGVVVNGREECRAAAVVLAIGHSARDSFSMLLNAGIMIEPKPFAIGLRIEHPQTLIDKAQYGRYAGHPKLGAAEYQLVYKNKEMGRATFSFCMCPGGVVVGASSEEGGVVTNGMSYYRRNGKFANSALAVSVNPEDFYEGPLGGVKFQRKIEQKAYKIGGENYHAPAQRAVDFLSGKISSFEEVANATYKPGVVASDLNDLFPEYVNQMLKEGLMDFNRKIPGFIEKGILTGPETRTSSPVRITRDEKGMALGFLGLFPAGEGAGYAGGIVSAAVDGIRAAEAVIKYLTKEEG; encoded by the coding sequence ATGCTTTTTAAAATAAGTAATTTAAGGTTAAGAATCGAAGACGATGAAGCAAAATTAAAAACCGAACTGTGCCGAAAATACGGTTTGAGGGAAGATAAGGTAATATCCCTGAAAATAATTAAAAAAGCCGTTGATGCTCGTAGAAAAGAGCGGCTTTTTTTTGTGTATACGGTTTTGGTGGATCTTGCTATTTCTCAGGAAAAGGCGAAAAGACTCTTAGAGGACCAATATGTGTCCCTACCGGAACCGGAAGTGGAAGATTTTCATAAGCTAAATGTAGCTTTAAACCAACCGGTAGTGGTGGTGGGGGCAGGTCCGGCAGGCCTTTTTGCGGCTTTGTCTTTAGCAAAAGCTGGCTTTCCGGTTTTACTGCTGGAAAGAGGGAAGCCTGTAGCCGAACGGGTAGAGGATGTGCGGGAGTTCTGGCAAAACGGGAACCTTAATCCCGAGTCCAATGTGCAGTTTGGGGAAGGCGGAGCGGGGACTTTTTCCGATGGCAAACTTACTACCCGCACCCACGACCGGAGGATTGCTTTAGTCTATAAATGGCTTTTGGCTGCCGGAGCTCCCGAAGAGATTTTTTATCTTGCCAAACCTCATATAGGTACCGACCGCCTGCGGGAGGTTGTAGTTAATTTAAGGAAGGAAATAATCCAATTAGGTGGGATGGTTCGCTTTTCGGCTAAAGTCACGGGATTATTGGTGGAAAAAGGGAAAGTTGTAGGTGTTGTAGTAAACGGCCGGGAAGAGTGCCGGGCAGCGGCGGTAGTTTTAGCCATAGGCCATTCGGCCCGGGACAGTTTTTCCATGTTATTAAATGCAGGTATTATGATAGAGCCTAAGCCTTTTGCTATAGGACTAAGAATTGAACATCCGCAAACCCTAATTGATAAAGCTCAATATGGCCGGTATGCCGGGCATCCCAAGTTAGGGGCTGCCGAGTACCAGCTTGTCTATAAAAACAAGGAAATGGGGCGGGCTACTTTTAGCTTCTGTATGTGTCCTGGCGGGGTGGTGGTTGGAGCTTCCTCTGAGGAAGGCGGTGTGGTTACTAACGGAATGAGCTATTACCGCCGGAACGGGAAATTTGCCAACAGCGCCCTGGCGGTATCGGTAAATCCCGAGGATTTTTACGAAGGGCCTTTGGGTGGAGTTAAATTCCAAAGGAAGATTGAGCAAAAAGCCTATAAAATTGGCGGCGAAAACTACCATGCGCCGGCGCAACGGGCTGTGGATTTTCTCTCGGGGAAAATAAGTAGTTTTGAAGAAGTAGCCAATGCTACTTATAAACCGGGAGTTGTAGCTTCCGATTTAAACGATCTCTTTCCCGAATACGTAAATCAAATGCTAAAAGAAGGCCTGATGGATTTTAATCGGAAAATACCGGGCTTTATTGAAAAAGGAATATTAACGGGGCCGGAAACTCGAACTTCTTCACCTGTGCGGATTACGCGGGACGAAAAGGGGATGGCTTTAGGTTTTTTGGGACTTTTTCCTGCCGGAGAAGGAGCCGGCTATGCCGGCGGAATAGTAAGTGCTGCAGTAGACGGGATAAGAGCGGCGGAAGCGGTTATAAAATACCTGACAAAGGAGGAAGGATAA